The following proteins are encoded in a genomic region of Betaproteobacteria bacterium:
- a CDS encoding PAS domain-containing protein, protein MLRPSPSAQPPGSEFADLFDAVPTPINVKDEHLRFVYANRSLLEWMGLRLEEVIGKTDNDFFPDEESAVIQARDRSVLSTGQTMRYEASYRLPDTGTMHVAAEKSVLRRPDGSSYVITVMMDITRRQNELAEIEAARSRLELAHVLARAALEGLGDVAMKQLCVRRLHAVMPATRVIYSRLEGNGLARVVCETGGGTAGLAPGEAPGLAVDVSDVLDRFRSGSCMTATDIDVEADPAGESTRAFLRTLGARAFIAVPVRASSRLYGFLWVCDGEPRSWSEHETGCVTDAAVALGAHLEGAKARAERDDAFREAETNRRFLDAVTNAVPHPLFVKDRDHRLVRINDAGCEWFRLSREEMLGARDEDYMPEDWAREAYDEDEEVFATGEAISREIRARTVKGVRPWAMVRKALVTAASGERYVVGTLTPIDELKAAQERAERSSSSSMPS, encoded by the coding sequence GTGCTTCGCCCCTCCCCATCGGCGCAGCCACCAGGGTCGGAATTTGCCGACCTGTTCGATGCGGTTCCCACGCCGATCAACGTCAAGGACGAACACCTGCGGTTCGTCTATGCGAACCGCTCTCTTCTGGAGTGGATGGGTCTGCGCCTGGAAGAAGTGATCGGCAAGACCGACAACGACTTCTTTCCCGACGAGGAATCGGCGGTGATCCAGGCGAGGGACCGATCGGTGCTGTCGACGGGCCAGACGATGCGCTATGAGGCCAGCTACCGGCTCCCCGACACCGGAACCATGCACGTCGCGGCGGAAAAAAGCGTTCTTCGCCGGCCAGACGGCTCGTCTTATGTCATCACGGTGATGATGGACATCACCCGGCGCCAGAACGAACTTGCGGAGATCGAAGCCGCGCGTTCGCGGCTCGAACTCGCCCACGTCCTTGCCCGTGCCGCGCTCGAAGGGCTGGGGGACGTGGCCATGAAGCAGCTATGCGTTCGCCGACTCCACGCGGTCATGCCTGCCACCCGCGTGATCTATTCCCGACTGGAGGGCAACGGTCTGGCCCGGGTGGTCTGCGAGACAGGCGGCGGCACTGCGGGACTCGCCCCGGGAGAAGCTCCCGGCCTTGCCGTCGACGTGTCGGATGTGCTGGATCGGTTCCGGTCCGGTTCCTGTATGACGGCAACCGATATCGACGTCGAGGCCGATCCTGCGGGGGAGAGCACCCGGGCGTTCCTCCGGACCTTGGGGGCGAGGGCCTTCATTGCCGTTCCGGTGCGCGCGTCGTCCAGGCTCTACGGCTTCCTCTGGGTGTGCGATGGCGAGCCGCGCTCCTGGAGCGAACACGAAACGGGGTGCGTGACCGACGCGGCCGTGGCGCTCGGTGCGCATCTCGAAGGTGCGAAGGCGAGGGCAGAACGTGACGACGCATTTCGGGAAGCCGAGACGAACAGACGATTCCTGGACGCCGTCACCAATGCGGTTCCTCATCCGCTCTTCGTCAAGGACAGGGATCATCGCCTCGTGCGTATCAATGATGCAGGCTGCGAGTGGTTCCGCCTGTCCCGGGAGGAGATGCTCGGCGCGCGCGACGAAGACTACATGCCGGAGGATTGGGCCAGGGAAGCTTACGACGAAGACGAGGAGGTCTTCGCCACCGGAGAGGCGATCTCGCGAGAGATCCGCGCTCGAACAGTCAAGGGAGTCCGGCCTTGGGCCATGGTGCGCAAGGCGCTCGTCACGGCGGCAAGCGGTGAGCGATACGTGGTCGGGACACTCACGCCAATCGACGAACTGAAGGCGGCGCAGGAGCGCGCCGAGCGCAGCAGCAGTTCCTCGATGCCATCGTGA
- a CDS encoding PAS domain-containing protein: protein MNALPHNVFVKAEDGRWVLVNDACADWLGRTKGEVVGHTDDELFESATARNNREEDREVFESGRDLLFERDMVRPGGGRHWFVKSKALVTFGPDERYVVGVSTDITERKLAENQSLTARRRLEVLNELSTAIIAGAQRDYLTQYAVDSLARLLPGLRAVYSVVDEHFRQTGIVEKGRDRRMSGPPLDADLRQYPEYLEALCRGELVLIEDSQKPGRWPAFRNRIRSEGIRAVIDVPIRRQGKLQALLSVDSVAPVDWESDNVQTITEVADALAVALEYDATRKEREEAESALRQGKAFLDGIVSSVPQALFVKNEAGRFIVANDAFLSMAARSREQVMGHTNAEIYGDEVAAPIDREDAAAWASEVPLTFIQQALDASSSAPWQLKSKVAVRMPDGSRYLVCTSTDITEWKKSQAEVERSGQFLDAVINAFAVPLFVKDEMHRWVLVNDAAAQAYGVPKTAFIGRTDYEMYDLQTAEGFWREDEILFDTGRVVVDETSIPLPTGERRWFHRTKLATAPIHGARYIVAAIVDITERKNAERALIDSRSRLEVLNGIAGQISRGTALADTLSYAVAALSRALPGMDVSYWDCRDDRHLELRSIRRNGAELELPMARLDLPSHPEYLRSLRGRGDPRGGCSRRPQVR, encoded by the coding sequence GTGAACGCACTTCCCCACAATGTATTCGTCAAAGCTGAAGACGGCAGGTGGGTGCTCGTCAACGATGCGTGCGCAGACTGGCTGGGCCGGACGAAGGGGGAGGTGGTCGGTCACACCGACGACGAACTCTTCGAATCGGCGACGGCACGGAACAACCGCGAAGAGGATCGCGAGGTCTTCGAGTCGGGACGCGATCTGCTGTTCGAGCGCGACATGGTTCGCCCCGGAGGCGGGCGGCACTGGTTCGTGAAGTCCAAGGCGCTCGTGACCTTCGGTCCGGACGAAAGATACGTCGTCGGCGTGAGCACGGACATCACCGAGCGGAAGCTGGCTGAGAACCAGTCTCTGACAGCACGCCGCCGATTGGAGGTTCTGAACGAGTTGTCCACGGCGATCATCGCCGGCGCGCAGCGCGACTACCTGACCCAGTACGCGGTCGATTCCCTCGCCCGGCTGCTGCCCGGCCTGCGGGCCGTCTATTCCGTGGTGGACGAGCACTTCCGGCAAACCGGCATCGTCGAAAAGGGAAGGGATCGACGGATGTCCGGGCCTCCCCTCGACGCGGACCTGCGGCAGTACCCGGAGTACCTGGAGGCGCTCTGCCGCGGAGAACTCGTCCTCATCGAAGATTCGCAGAAGCCCGGAAGGTGGCCGGCCTTCCGGAACAGAATCCGGTCCGAGGGCATCCGCGCCGTGATCGACGTGCCCATACGCAGGCAGGGGAAGCTCCAGGCGTTGCTGTCGGTGGACAGTGTGGCGCCGGTCGACTGGGAGTCGGACAACGTCCAGACGATCACGGAAGTCGCCGATGCGCTGGCCGTGGCGCTGGAGTACGACGCAACCCGAAAGGAGCGCGAAGAGGCGGAGAGCGCGTTGCGTCAAGGAAAGGCCTTCCTCGACGGCATCGTCAGTTCCGTGCCCCAGGCGCTCTTCGTCAAGAACGAAGCCGGCCGCTTCATCGTCGCCAACGACGCATTCCTTTCCATGGCTGCGAGAAGTCGTGAGCAGGTGATGGGCCACACCAATGCCGAGATCTACGGGGATGAGGTTGCCGCGCCCATTGACCGCGAGGATGCGGCGGCGTGGGCGTCGGAGGTGCCTCTCACGTTCATCCAGCAGGCGCTGGACGCGAGTTCGTCCGCCCCCTGGCAGCTCAAATCCAAGGTGGCGGTGCGGATGCCCGACGGCAGCCGATACCTCGTGTGCACGTCCACCGACATCACGGAGTGGAAGAAGAGTCAGGCCGAAGTCGAGCGAAGCGGCCAGTTCCTCGACGCCGTCATCAATGCCTTCGCGGTGCCCTTGTTCGTGAAGGATGAAATGCACCGCTGGGTGCTCGTGAACGATGCTGCGGCGCAGGCTTACGGCGTCCCGAAGACGGCATTCATCGGACGCACCGACTACGAGATGTACGACTTGCAGACGGCCGAAGGGTTCTGGCGCGAGGACGAGATCCTCTTCGACACGGGCCGGGTGGTGGTGGACGAAACCTCCATTCCTCTTCCCACGGGTGAACGGCGGTGGTTCCACCGCACGAAGCTCGCTACCGCGCCGATCCATGGGGCTCGCTACATCGTCGCGGCGATCGTGGACATCACCGAACGGAAGAATGCGGAGAGGGCGCTGATCGACAGCCGTTCACGGCTGGAGGTGTTGAATGGCATCGCCGGCCAGATTTCCCGTGGAACGGCGTTGGCCGACACGCTTTCCTATGCAGTGGCGGCACTTTCGCGCGCGTTGCCGGGCATGGACGTCTCCTACTGGGATTGCCGGGACGATCGCCATCTCGAACTTCGAAGCATTCGCCGGAACGGGGCGGAACTCGAACTGCCGATGGCGCGGCTCGACCTGCCCTCCCATCCCGAATACCTGCGATCGCTGCGCGGGCGAGGCGATCCTCGTGGAGGATGTTCGCGCCGACCCCAGGTTCGATGA
- a CDS encoding HAMP domain-containing histidine kinase → MRYEFGLAPVRDIADLVVSELAAVAREKGVTVTVVPGPPLCAWCDPVRIGQVLRNLLSNAVKFTPSGGRVEISVDLANRTAEETVVEIAVKDQGIGIPEDELDAVFDKFVQSSKTKSGAGGTGLGLAICREISTHHRGRIWAQNNEEGGASFILQIPRDGTPSDPEEDLPAREVA, encoded by the coding sequence ATGCGTTACGAGTTCGGCCTCGCGCCCGTGCGGGACATTGCGGATCTCGTCGTCTCCGAACTGGCCGCTGTCGCCAGAGAAAAAGGGGTCACGGTGACCGTCGTACCCGGGCCACCGCTGTGCGCATGGTGCGATCCCGTGCGGATCGGCCAGGTTCTGCGCAACCTCTTGTCCAATGCCGTCAAGTTCACACCCTCGGGTGGACGGGTCGAGATCAGCGTGGATCTGGCCAACCGTACGGCGGAGGAGACGGTCGTCGAGATCGCCGTCAAGGATCAGGGCATCGGCATACCCGAGGATGAGCTGGATGCCGTATTCGACAAGTTCGTGCAGAGCAGCAAGACCAAGAGCGGTGCAGGCGGAACGGGGCTGGGTCTTGCCATCTGCCGGGAGATCTCGACCCATCACCGGGGCCGGATCTGGGCGCAGAACAACGAGGAGGGCGGAGCCAGTTTCATTCTGCAGATCCCTCGCGACGGCACGCCGTCTGACCCGGAGGAGGATCTCCCGGCGCGGGAGGTGGCCTGA